Proteins found in one Kangiella sediminilitoris genomic segment:
- a CDS encoding amidohydrolase family protein: MRKQITISAIAISVMLAVSGCSDDSESQKTPEQLEQTNNQQQVSNDKADDTQESKAEKNVVEPAVTYNIYNKEDQAGFVEVEQDGNTIKAHMELGWNNRRVNIDETTVVGESGYIISQEIKGISAFGAPIEESFSMKDGSAQWKSLNEQGSAEVDSAKFYIASDGTGISQSLLVKRLLEAEDGKVELLPSGTASLIELETVTLTQGEEEKTVRLLGVVGLGFTPEFGWYDEDNNFFATDSGGWFGVIAKGWGRSNLEKLQKLQKDAENQYLTDLAKKLTHTSEKPILVTNANYVDVESGELVENQSILVEDGKISKIGDIEASDNYTLVDAKGKTVIPGLWDMHGHLTKSNGLLNIPAGVTNVRDMGNTHDNITAIDELSRGGDIIGGDVYRAGFMDRESPYAMKMGKTVSSLEEAKAAVDWYADRGYIQIKTYSSMEPEWVKPLAEHVHSKGLRLSGHIPAFMTAEEAVDAGFDEIQHINMLFLNFLGKGVDTRKRLRFSLVGEKAGELDLDSKEVNDFIAKLKEKGIEVDATVSTFNSLFRKSGVVDPEIAPVYEHLPANVARGYTKPVMDISSEERDAYDASIKAMSAMVKKLHDNGVPVVPGTDAIAGFTLHRELELYADAGISNADVLKLATIGSAKVVGNEENVGSITEGKQADLVFVDGNPLEDMSDLRQIALVIKGQRLYKPDEIYESIGVKPFTSSIDF; encoded by the coding sequence ATGAGAAAACAAATAACCATTTCTGCGATTGCCATAAGTGTGATGCTGGCAGTATCCGGCTGCAGCGATGACAGTGAATCCCAAAAAACACCTGAGCAGCTAGAACAGACAAATAATCAACAGCAAGTGTCTAACGATAAAGCTGATGATACTCAGGAGAGTAAAGCAGAAAAAAATGTTGTGGAGCCAGCCGTTACCTACAATATTTACAATAAGGAAGATCAGGCTGGCTTTGTAGAAGTAGAGCAGGATGGAAATACTATAAAGGCTCATATGGAACTGGGTTGGAATAACCGACGAGTTAACATTGATGAAACAACTGTCGTTGGTGAAAGTGGCTATATAATCAGTCAGGAAATTAAAGGGATTTCCGCTTTTGGTGCTCCGATTGAAGAGTCTTTTAGTATGAAGGACGGTAGCGCTCAATGGAAAAGTCTTAATGAGCAGGGAAGTGCCGAAGTAGATTCTGCAAAATTTTATATAGCCAGTGATGGAACTGGTATTTCACAGAGCCTACTAGTTAAACGACTGCTAGAAGCAGAGGATGGAAAAGTAGAGCTTTTACCCAGCGGCACAGCCTCTTTAATTGAGCTGGAAACAGTTACTTTAACTCAGGGAGAGGAAGAGAAAACAGTTCGTCTACTTGGCGTAGTTGGTTTGGGTTTTACCCCTGAATTTGGCTGGTACGATGAAGATAACAATTTCTTTGCCACCGACAGTGGTGGCTGGTTTGGCGTAATAGCTAAAGGCTGGGGACGCAGCAACCTTGAGAAACTTCAAAAGCTTCAAAAAGACGCTGAAAACCAGTATCTGACAGACTTAGCCAAAAAGTTAACTCATACCTCTGAGAAACCTATTCTGGTCACAAACGCCAATTATGTTGATGTTGAAAGTGGTGAGCTAGTTGAGAATCAATCAATTCTGGTTGAGGATGGAAAGATTTCAAAAATTGGCGACATCGAAGCAAGTGATAATTACACCTTGGTGGATGCCAAGGGCAAGACAGTCATTCCTGGGCTCTGGGATATGCATGGCCATCTAACTAAGTCGAATGGTTTGCTGAACATTCCAGCCGGTGTTACTAACGTTCGTGATATGGGTAATACCCATGACAATATTACCGCTATCGATGAACTCAGTCGTGGTGGCGATATTATCGGTGGCGACGTTTATCGTGCTGGGTTTATGGATCGTGAAAGCCCCTATGCCATGAAGATGGGTAAGACCGTGAGCTCTCTTGAAGAAGCCAAAGCTGCAGTCGACTGGTATGCTGATCGTGGTTATATACAGATCAAAACATACAGTTCGATGGAGCCTGAGTGGGTTAAGCCTTTAGCAGAGCATGTGCATAGCAAAGGGTTACGTTTGAGTGGTCACATTCCTGCCTTCATGACAGCGGAGGAAGCTGTGGATGCTGGCTTTGACGAAATTCAGCATATCAATATGTTATTCCTAAACTTCCTGGGTAAGGGTGTCGATACTCGTAAACGATTACGTTTTTCTTTAGTTGGTGAAAAAGCCGGTGAGCTGGACCTGGATAGTAAAGAAGTTAATGACTTCATTGCTAAGTTAAAGGAGAAGGGTATTGAGGTTGACGCTACTGTATCGACTTTTAACAGCCTGTTCCGTAAATCAGGAGTTGTTGATCCGGAAATCGCACCAGTGTACGAACACTTGCCAGCTAACGTTGCTCGTGGCTACACGAAACCTGTTATGGACATTAGTTCTGAAGAGCGTGATGCCTATGATGCTTCAATTAAAGCGATGTCTGCCATGGTTAAAAAGCTTCATGACAACGGTGTTCCAGTCGTACCAGGTACCGATGCAATCGCTGGTTTTACACTGCATCGTGAGTTGGAGCTGTATGCTGATGCCGGTATCTCTAACGCCGATGTTTTAAAGCTAGCCACCATAGGCTCTGCAAAGGTAGTGGG
- a CDS encoding DUF2884 family protein, with protein MIQSIKSTVIAVGMVFTASTASAYSNDVTCNADFAYDIEIKGDKLTFSSEDQQKVLITSNDSLYLDGEKQILSPQQLTLLQQYNEQVRDLLPAASGVAEEASAIAIEAVGMITAALMQDQPEKAEEFMAKVETISSDLRKHISQNHFRPKGLESYLESSDFEAEFEALIETAVTDFVEGHVGEMIVAAMSGNEEKVKAFEQRMEAFGKEMEATMEARAEKLEQQAEELCMLVQKVDQKEADLVKAFDKFDSYQLITD; from the coding sequence ATGATTCAGTCTATAAAATCTACAGTAATCGCCGTTGGAATGGTGTTTACCGCATCCACTGCGTCTGCATATTCCAATGATGTTACGTGTAATGCCGATTTCGCTTATGATATTGAAATTAAGGGCGATAAACTGACATTTTCCAGTGAAGACCAGCAAAAAGTATTAATAACCAGTAACGACAGCCTTTACCTTGATGGTGAAAAGCAAATTCTATCACCGCAGCAGCTAACCCTTTTACAGCAATACAATGAGCAGGTTCGGGACTTACTGCCGGCAGCATCAGGCGTTGCTGAAGAGGCGAGCGCTATAGCGATTGAAGCCGTTGGTATGATTACGGCTGCTCTGATGCAGGATCAGCCTGAAAAAGCTGAAGAGTTTATGGCTAAAGTTGAAACTATTTCTTCAGATCTGAGAAAACATATTAGCCAAAATCATTTTCGTCCCAAAGGTTTGGAAAGCTACCTGGAGAGCTCAGATTTTGAAGCTGAGTTTGAAGCTTTGATTGAGACAGCGGTGACAGACTTTGTTGAAGGTCATGTCGGTGAAATGATCGTAGCTGCAATGAGTGGCAACGAGGAAAAGGTTAAAGCCTTTGAGCAAAGAATGGAAGCTTTTGGTAAAGAAATGGAAGCTACCATGGAAGCAAGGGCAGAAAAGCTTGAACAGCAGGCAGAAGAATTATGTATGCTAGTTCAGAAGGTGGATCAAAAAGAAGCTGACTTGGTCAAAGCATTTGACAAATTTGATAGCTATCAGCTAATCACCGATTAG